One segment of Calypte anna isolate BGI_N300 chromosome 4A, bCalAnn1_v1.p, whole genome shotgun sequence DNA contains the following:
- the UTP3 gene encoding something about silencing protein 10, protein MRTRRGTVLRPRTVPTEPEEEEDEDGKEPDPRGMEEVEEDLQEAKFQAVMAALESGEEAGDSEEEEEEEVLGLQLPEDSEEEEDGQGEEEEEEEAQGTNLFVDHSAEEDEGEEEDGEGEEEEDGDGEGEEEDEVEDGDLSMDSDLEESHQDTKLPHELSWGQRKQLYYDTDYGSDAQAKGKRPQQEVDAEEEEEEQEAQVIQRRLVRDLGEEDYGLDVIQGYLAQQQKTQDSKGQKIAKDLQALPKKEQLKLLKQESPELLQLIEDFEVKLMELKDELHPLLQMVRKGTIPPGKGSQYLQTKYHLYLSYCANISFYLVLKSKRVAVQNHPVIERLVAYRNIINELSVIDQKLSPEVRLLLKNYYDRKEGKSRKEKKFAVFLPPEAKKTKPKRAPVLADSQDSGDELSEESELDEEAALKYYKMMEEKLKLKRKRTEDRDTREEEAGLEGEDPDKKRGVTYQMIKNRGLTPRRKKIDRNPRVKHREKFRRAKIRRKGQVREVRREWDRYGGELSGIRAGVKKSRKLQ, encoded by the coding sequence ATGAGGACCCGGCGTGGAACCGTGCTGCGGCCCCGGACAGTCCCCACAGAAccggaggaagaggaggatgaggatggcaAGGAGCCGGACCCCCGGGGaatggaggaggtggaggaggactTGCAGGAGGCGAAGTTCCAGGCGGTGATGGCGGCTCTGGAGAGCGGGGAGGAGGCTGGGGAcagcgaggaggaggaggaggaggaagtgcTGGGGTTGCAGCTGCCCGAGGAcagcgaggaggaggaggatggacagggtgaggaagaggaggaggaagaggcgCAGGGGACCAACCTTTTTGTGGACCATAGCGCAGAAGAGgatgaaggagaggaggaggatggagaaggggaagaggaggaggatggagatggagaaggggaagaagaagatgaGGTTGAAGATGGGGACCTGTCCATGGACAGTGACCTGGAGGAAAGCCATCAGGATACCAAGCTCCCCCACGAGCTCTCCTGGGGCCAACGCAAGCAGCTTTATTATGACACAGACTATGGGAGTGATGCCCAGGCCAAGGGCAAGCGTCCCCAGCAAGAAGTTGAtgctgaagaagaggaagaggagcaggaggctcAAGTTATCCAGAGGCGGCTGGTGCGGGACTTAGGGGAGGAGGATTACGGGCTGGATGTGATCCAGGGCTATCTGgcccagcagcagaaaaccCAAGATAGCAAAGGACAGAAGATTGCCAAGGATTTGCAGGCCCTTCCTaagaaggagcagctgaagctcCTGAAGCAGGAGTCCCCTGAGCTCCTACAGCTGATCGAGGACTTTGAAGTCAAGCTGATGGAGCTGAAGGACGAGCTGCACCCGCTGCTGCAGATGGTCAGGAAGGGCACCATCCCCCCGGGGAAAGGCAGCCAGTATTTGCAGACCAAGTATCATCTCTACTTGAGTTACTGTGCCAACATCAGCTTCTACTTGGTGCTGAAGTCCAAGAGGGTGGCAGTTCAGAATCACCCTGTTATCGAGCGGTTGGTTGCCTACAGAAACATCATCAATGAGCTCTCTGTCATAGACCAGAAGTTGTCCCCTGAGGTTCGACTGCTTTTGAAAAACTACTATgacaggaaggaagggaaatcacGGAAGGAGAAGAAGTTTGCAGTGTTTCTCCCACCAGAGGCAAAGAAAACCAAGCCCAAACGTGCTCCTGTGCTTGCAGACAGCCAGGATAGTGGTGATGAACTGTCAGAGGAGTCTGAGCTGGATGAAGAGGCAGCCCTGAAGTATTACAAGATGAtggaggagaagctgaagcTCAAGAGGAAGAGAACGGAAGACCGAGATACACGTGAAGAGGAGGCAGGGTTGGAAGGAGAGGATCCGGATAAAAAGCGAGGTGTGACCTACCAGATGATCAAGAACAGAGGGCTGACACCCAGGAGGAAGAAGATTGATAGGAACCCCCGGGTCAAGCACCGGGAGAAGTTCCGCAGGGCCAAGATCCGGCGCAAGGGCCAAGTCCGGGAAGTGAGGAGGGAGTGGGACAGATATGGAGGGGAACTGTCTGGCATCAGGGCAGGAGTGAAGAAGAGCAGGAAGCTTCAGTGA
- the JCHAIN gene encoding immunoglobulin J chain isoform X1, producing the protein MGSVPSWLVPAPKLHTSDPRSGTTIPQLISSTPLAQEKPACSTPHRACLGPASYHTSHGVPFHLADTSSALLFFKRREGKMKSSLLLCLALAISMGLILVAGYPRDPEDKEYVLVNNKCKCVTMTSKFVPSKENPDEEILVRNIRIIVPLKARENISDPTSPLRTKFVYRMTDLCKKCDPVEVNLGGESYQTQPSSSCSDPEICYTYNRDKCYTTTLPFLYHGKVKNVPVALTPTSCYAD; encoded by the exons ATGGGTTCTGTTCCGTCCTGGCTGGTACCAGCACCGA agTTACACACCAGTGATCCCAGATCTGGGACAACAATACCCCAGCTCATCTCCAGTACTCCCCTTGCTCAGGAGAAGCCTGCCTGCTCAACACCTCACAGAGCGTGCCTGGGACCTGCCTCATATCACACATCCCATGGAGTCCCTTTTCATTTG GCAGACACAAGCTCTGCACTCCTGTTCTTCAAAAGAAGGGAAGGCAAGATGAAGAGCtctttgctgctctgcctggcctTGGCCATCTCCATGGGACTCATCCTCGTGGCAG GTTATCCACGGGACCCTGAGGACAAGGAGTACGTGCTGGTCAATAACAAGTGCAAGTGTGTAACAATGACCTCAAAGTTTGTCCCCTCCAAGGAAAATCCTGATGAAGAAATCCTGGTGAGAAACATCCGCATCAT AGTCCCCCTGAAGGCTCGAGAGAACATCTCTGACCCCACATCCCCCCTCAGAACCAAGTTTGTCTACCGAATGACTGACCT CTGCAAGAAGTGTGATCCCGTAGAAGTTAATCTGGGTGGTGAGAGCTACCAGACCCAGCcaagcagctcctgcagtgACCCTGAGATCTGCTACACCTACAACAGGGACAAGTGCTACACCACAACCCTCCCATTCCTCTACCATGGGAAGGTTAAAAACGTTCCAGTAGCCCTGACCCCAACCTCCTGCTATGCTGACTAA
- the JCHAIN gene encoding immunoglobulin J chain isoform X2 gives MSRAKERHRTELHTSDPRSGTTIPQLISSTPLAQEKPACSTPHRACLGPASYHTSHGVPFHLADTSSALLFFKRREGKMKSSLLLCLALAISMGLILVAGYPRDPEDKEYVLVNNKCKCVTMTSKFVPSKENPDEEILVRNIRIIVPLKARENISDPTSPLRTKFVYRMTDLCKKCDPVEVNLGGESYQTQPSSSCSDPEICYTYNRDKCYTTTLPFLYHGKVKNVPVALTPTSCYAD, from the exons ATGTCCAGAGCCAAAGAGAGGCACAGGACAG agTTACACACCAGTGATCCCAGATCTGGGACAACAATACCCCAGCTCATCTCCAGTACTCCCCTTGCTCAGGAGAAGCCTGCCTGCTCAACACCTCACAGAGCGTGCCTGGGACCTGCCTCATATCACACATCCCATGGAGTCCCTTTTCATTTG GCAGACACAAGCTCTGCACTCCTGTTCTTCAAAAGAAGGGAAGGCAAGATGAAGAGCtctttgctgctctgcctggcctTGGCCATCTCCATGGGACTCATCCTCGTGGCAG GTTATCCACGGGACCCTGAGGACAAGGAGTACGTGCTGGTCAATAACAAGTGCAAGTGTGTAACAATGACCTCAAAGTTTGTCCCCTCCAAGGAAAATCCTGATGAAGAAATCCTGGTGAGAAACATCCGCATCAT AGTCCCCCTGAAGGCTCGAGAGAACATCTCTGACCCCACATCCCCCCTCAGAACCAAGTTTGTCTACCGAATGACTGACCT CTGCAAGAAGTGTGATCCCGTAGAAGTTAATCTGGGTGGTGAGAGCTACCAGACCCAGCcaagcagctcctgcagtgACCCTGAGATCTGCTACACCTACAACAGGGACAAGTGCTACACCACAACCCTCCCATTCCTCTACCATGGGAAGGTTAAAAACGTTCCAGTAGCCCTGACCCCAACCTCCTGCTATGCTGACTAA